In Roseibium algicola, the DNA window GTGCCAGGCCAACAAGGCTGACGACACCATCTGCCGGAGAAATCACCAGCCCTTCGCCGACAGGCGTCACGCGCTTGGGATCGCGGAAGAAATAACAGACCCACCCTGTGAGGAAGAGGCCGATCCAGAACAGCGGATCGATGAACCAGCCGATAACGAGGGTCGCCACCAGAGCAATCGCGATGAAGGGCCAGCCTTCACGATGGATCGGCACCATGGCCTTGGAGACGGAATCGACTATCGACATCTTCTTTTCTTCGCTTTCCATTGCTGCCCGGCGGCAGGCGTATTCCCGGCCCGGGACTGAACGCACCCGTTGCGCTTTAGCTTCTGCCCCGCTTCTAGTGGCTTTTCAAGGCAAAGAGAACCTGCTTTTCATGAAAATCACACGGTTTGCGACCCATTTGAGCCAGTGGAAGCCGTCCGATAGTCGCTCTCCCAGTAGGGCGGTCGACCGTACTTTGAAATCAGGAAATCGACAAAGGCGGTCACCTTGGGCGGAACGAACTGGCTTGGCGGATAAACGGCCCAGATCGCCCCGGTGCGGGCAATCGTATAGTCTTCCATGACGGCGACCAGTCGCCCGTCGCGAAGGTCTTCCCAGACATGTGCCAGTGACTTCAGGCTGAGGCCAAGGCCGTGAAGCGCGGCGTCGTAAGTCAGGTCGCCGCTATCGCCCTTGATGACCGGCTTCTGGATTTCGAAGGCGACCTCCCCCTCCGGCCCGTTGAAATACCAGAACGGCATGGAGGCCATGGCGATGCAGTCGTGGTTGGCAAGGTCTTCCGGTGTATGGGGCACGCCCTTGCGAGCAAGGTAGGCCGGTGATGCACACAGGGCCCTTGGATTTCCGCCCAGCTTGCGGGACAGCAGAGAGGAATCGGTCAGTGGCGCTCCCCTCACCGCCATGTCATAGCCTTCCTCGATCACGTCCACGATCCTGTCGGAAAAGTCCATTTCCAGCCTGATATCCGGGTAGAGTTCGCGGAACTCCACCAGATACGGCAGAATGTGCTTTCTTCCGAAGAATGTGTTGCAGGAAAACCGAAGCGAGCCGCGCGGCGCTTCTGTGGAGGCTTCCAGGATCGAGCGGGCCTGTTCGATCTCACCAACTGCGGTGCGCGCGTGTTGCAGCAAAACACGACCGGCTTCCGTCAACATCGTGCGTCTGGTGGTGCGGGCAAAAAGCTGGGATCCGAAGGACTTCTCAAGGCCGGTCAACCGCGTGCTGGCAGCTGAAGGCGACAAGCCGATTTCCCGACCGGCTGCAGCCATGCTGCCCAGTTCCGCAATGCGGACAAAAAACTGCAGGTCTTC includes these proteins:
- a CDS encoding LysR family transcriptional regulator, translated to MRLEDLQFFVRIAELGSMAAAGREIGLSPSAASTRLTGLEKSFGSQLFARTTRRTMLTEAGRVLLQHARTAVGEIEQARSILEASTEAPRGSLRFSCNTFFGRKHILPYLVEFRELYPDIRLEMDFSDRIVDVIEEGYDMAVRGAPLTDSSLLSRKLGGNPRALCASPAYLARKGVPHTPEDLANHDCIAMASMPFWYFNGPEGEVAFEIQKPVIKGDSGDLTYDAALHGLGLSLKSLAHVWEDLRDGRLVAVMEDYTIARTGAIWAVYPPSQFVPPKVTAFVDFLISKYGRPPYWESDYRTASTGSNGSQTV